The following proteins are co-located in the Armatimonadota bacterium genome:
- a CDS encoding membrane protein insertase YidC: MSQPQKPGSNIMTALLLAATIFLGMNMLTGGMNKPADVRKASEIYANLQKMNAEGREVSIQSELHAYQGRLNEEARNSKEEKAVTDSKQLKALLLAAHAQTKAGLDFNKIDRLQNAFNALDGARKTYGSMPIWENLEVGVTPGKNYPDSRITASSLYEKTVTELSARNKVDLVWGFFPGYAAIDGLVKLTGSAPSFSYAFAAFLLALVVRAIVYPLAQKQLMWSKQMMQLQPLVKEIKEKYTNKQGQVTDSVAMQKDTMGLYSDYGINPAAGCGPALLQLPLFLLVFQSMLHYRFEFLKGTFLWINPGTHAAMGNFVAPNLGQSDTLLLVIYGVSMVVATYLQPVNDPSNAKQQRIMGVAVSVAVTVMMFFYPLPSAFVLYWIFLNLFSTAQSLRAAKLPVPPLTKVATSAGGARAKSGFFQKLMEESERQMNEKNKNKK, from the coding sequence ATGAGTCAACCTCAAAAACCCGGTTCAAATATCATGACGGCGTTGTTGCTTGCAGCAACCATCTTCTTGGGCATGAACATGCTCACTGGCGGCATGAACAAGCCGGCGGATGTCCGAAAGGCATCGGAGATTTACGCCAATCTACAAAAGATGAATGCTGAAGGGCGCGAGGTCAGCATCCAATCCGAGCTTCACGCCTACCAAGGCCGTTTGAATGAAGAAGCCCGGAATTCCAAGGAGGAAAAGGCTGTCACCGATTCAAAGCAGCTCAAAGCACTCTTGCTCGCTGCTCATGCCCAAACAAAGGCAGGACTCGATTTCAACAAAATTGATCGCTTGCAAAACGCGTTCAACGCTCTTGATGGTGCCCGAAAGACGTACGGGTCAATGCCGATCTGGGAAAACTTGGAAGTGGGGGTGACGCCTGGAAAGAATTACCCAGACTCCCGAATCACTGCCTCTTCGCTGTACGAAAAGACGGTCACCGAACTAAGCGCCAGAAATAAGGTGGACTTGGTTTGGGGATTCTTCCCAGGCTATGCCGCGATTGACGGATTGGTCAAGCTCACCGGCAGCGCACCAAGTTTCAGCTACGCCTTCGCCGCATTTCTTCTCGCACTGGTGGTCCGTGCAATCGTTTATCCACTCGCTCAAAAACAGCTGATGTGGTCTAAGCAGATGATGCAGCTGCAGCCGCTGGTAAAAGAGATCAAGGAAAAGTACACCAACAAGCAAGGCCAAGTCACGGATTCTGTCGCGATGCAGAAAGACACGATGGGCCTATACAGCGACTACGGGATCAACCCAGCCGCTGGATGTGGCCCCGCTCTGTTGCAGCTTCCATTGTTCCTATTGGTGTTCCAGTCGATGCTTCACTACCGATTTGAATTCCTTAAGGGCACCTTCCTCTGGATCAATCCAGGAACCCACGCGGCAATGGGCAATTTTGTCGCCCCAAATTTAGGGCAGTCGGACACTTTGCTACTCGTGATCTACGGCGTCTCGATGGTTGTTGCAACCTATCTTCAGCCTGTTAACGATCCCAGCAATGCCAAACAGCAACGCATCATGGGTGTGGCGGTTTCGGTCGCTGTCACCGTGATGATGTTCTTCTATCCTCTCCCAAGCGCGTTCGTGCTGTATTGGATTTTCTTAAACTTGTTCTCGACCGCGCAATCGCTCCGAGCGGCCAAGCTGCCTGTTCCACCACTGACCAAGGTGGCAACATCGGCTGGTGGCGCAAGAGCTAAGAGCGGCTTCTTCCAAAAGCTTATGGAAGAGTCCGAACGCCAAATGAACGAGAAGAACAAGAACAAAAAATAA
- a CDS encoding FAD-binding oxidoreductase, translated as MNLSWWELEPFQTEWDFVIVGAGFAGSWCAYEILKRFPSCKLVILDRDCRPFGASIRNAGFACMGSPSEMISDFERIGEADTLKNAAMRLRGIRKIVDVLGPESVGYEPCFGYELLTQELPFFDSVKANISALNSNLVRALGEEEVFSDATHEIASQGMKKFDLMVKNRLDGAIHSGRALSKLHQLIQGMGARILLNAEAQAVEKDRASLKNGHSIRGRIVLLCTNAFGPLIVPELQIEPARGQVMVTKPIAGLQLNGTFHMDEGFVYWRHLPGGRVLLGGGRNQAFDEERTTAMETSDRIQNWLEEFLTRHFVQGEAFEIEHRWAGMMGFTPSKTIELTEIAGGVLSVAGCNGMGVALLPIVGELVAEKLC; from the coding sequence ATGAACCTGAGCTGGTGGGAGCTGGAGCCGTTTCAGACCGAATGGGACTTTGTCATCGTCGGTGCCGGTTTTGCTGGGTCCTGGTGCGCGTACGAAATCCTCAAGCGCTTCCCAAGCTGCAAATTGGTCATTCTCGACCGAGATTGCCGGCCTTTTGGTGCATCGATCAGGAACGCTGGATTTGCTTGCATGGGCAGTCCAAGCGAGATGATCAGCGATTTTGAACGCATCGGCGAGGCGGATACGCTCAAAAATGCTGCAATGCGCCTGCGCGGGATTCGCAAAATCGTAGACGTTCTCGGACCTGAATCGGTCGGATACGAACCGTGCTTTGGATACGAGCTATTGACCCAAGAACTGCCGTTCTTCGATTCGGTGAAGGCGAATATATCTGCCCTGAATTCTAACCTAGTGCGAGCCCTCGGAGAAGAGGAAGTGTTCTCGGATGCGACCCATGAGATCGCATCGCAGGGCATGAAGAAGTTTGACCTAATGGTCAAAAACCGGCTCGATGGTGCGATTCACAGCGGTCGGGCCTTGAGCAAACTACACCAATTGATCCAAGGCATGGGCGCACGTATCCTGCTTAATGCCGAAGCACAGGCAGTGGAGAAGGACCGAGCTTCTCTGAAGAACGGTCATTCAATCCGTGGACGGATAGTTTTGCTCTGCACGAATGCGTTTGGACCGTTGATCGTGCCAGAACTCCAGATCGAACCCGCTCGCGGCCAGGTTATGGTGACGAAGCCAATAGCAGGCTTGCAGCTCAATGGCACATTTCACATGGATGAAGGCTTTGTCTACTGGCGGCACTTGCCCGGCGGACGAGTCCTGCTAGGTGGCGGGCGCAATCAAGCGTTCGACGAAGAGCGCACTACTGCGATGGAGACCTCGGATCGAATTCAGAACTGGTTAGAGGAGTTTCTCACGCGGCATTTTGTCCAGGGCGAAGCATTCGAAATCGAACATCGCTGGGCAGGGATGATGGGCTTTACTCCGTCGAAGACAATCGAATTGACAGAGATTGCGGGTGGCGTTCTTTCGGTTGCTGGATGCAATGGGATGGGAGTTGCCCTCTTGCCAATCGTGGGCGAACTTGTCGCAGAAAAACTTTGCTGA
- a CDS encoding 6-carboxytetrahydropterin synthase — MLSKHPGSCRFPHGHTRRIEIVLVAKQLDANDMVVDFSALKLAMKDFIDMFDHSMAINSNDPMMKSLVKAYGDAMIVYEDQDPTTEVIARDIFEAVAEILRTGWKGKNKDGLTFSIPAGRTQVERVRVWETPSSWAEFGID, encoded by the coding sequence ATGCTCAGTAAGCATCCTGGAAGCTGCCGATTTCCGCATGGTCACACCCGCCGAATTGAGATTGTCTTGGTCGCCAAACAGCTGGATGCGAACGATATGGTGGTCGACTTCTCAGCGCTCAAACTAGCCATGAAGGATTTCATCGATATGTTTGATCATTCGATGGCAATCAACTCAAATGACCCGATGATGAAAAGTTTGGTCAAAGCGTATGGCGACGCGATGATCGTGTATGAAGATCAAGACCCCACCACAGAGGTCATCGCTCGGGACATCTTCGAAGCGGTCGCCGAAATCCTGCGTACAGGGTGGAAAGGCAAAAACAAAGACGGCTTGACGTTTAGCATCCCTGCAGGACGCACGCAAGTCGAGCGCGTCCGAGTTTGGGAAACGCCGAGCAGTTGGGCCGAATTCGGTATTGACTAG
- the rpmH gene encoding 50S ribosomal protein L34 translates to MKRTYQPNNRHKFTTHGFRVRMRTTDGQNILKRRRLKGRHRLAAR, encoded by the coding sequence ATGAAGCGCACTTATCAGCCTAACAACCGCCACAAGTTCACCACGCACGGATTTCGAGTGCGAATGCGAACCACTGACGGACAAAACATCCTCAAGCGACGACGACTGAAGGGTCGACACCGACTGGCAGCACGATAA
- a CDS encoding ribonuclease P protein component: protein MTAKGDYIRVVATSGQGYFGFAIARTIGCHARRNRLRRRLRSIVVSTPTPAHLDFCVVGLRNADRAPHAVLKEEFTQLIARIEQEWEERSASG from the coding sequence TTGACCGCAAAGGGAGACTACATTCGGGTTGTTGCCACATCAGGGCAGGGCTATTTTGGTTTTGCCATCGCGCGCACCATTGGTTGCCACGCCCGAAGAAACAGACTCAGAAGGCGACTCCGATCCATCGTTGTATCCACGCCCACCCCAGCTCACCTCGACTTTTGTGTGGTGGGACTTCGAAACGCAGATCGCGCACCGCACGCAGTACTTAAGGAGGAATTCACCCAGCTCATTGCTAGGATCGAACAGGAATGGGAAGAAAGATCGGCATCTGGCTAA
- a CDS encoding ChaN family lipoprotein, translating to MSDGTSATAAAIAQAADGYTYLLFGEQHDNQNHKEAVAQIIQALVDRGRIVSVGLEMFTRPNQGNLYNWSLGKWDESTFIEQSNWKSQWGFDYSIYRPMFEAVKQNRLPLVALNIPREWVRTVSRNGPESLPAEAREQVPPIDTNNKDHQAVFGALMGGHPPSDGMKNIYAAQVLWDVAMADSALKAMNRWPHNPKRIMVILAGSGHVMYGQGINYRLHQQAGVNSLSVIGVDSSQSVRSGIGDYTYVGG from the coding sequence ATGTCGGACGGTACTTCAGCGACAGCCGCCGCCATCGCTCAGGCTGCCGATGGATACACCTACTTACTGTTCGGCGAGCAGCACGATAACCAAAACCATAAGGAAGCCGTGGCCCAGATCATTCAGGCCCTTGTCGATCGTGGCCGAATTGTCTCGGTGGGCTTAGAAATGTTCACCCGCCCCAACCAAGGCAACCTTTACAATTGGTCGCTAGGAAAATGGGATGAGTCCACCTTTATCGAGCAATCGAATTGGAAGAGCCAATGGGGATTTGATTATTCGATCTACCGACCGATGTTTGAAGCAGTGAAGCAGAACCGGCTTCCGCTAGTCGCGCTGAACATTCCTCGGGAATGGGTCCGAACAGTCAGCCGCAACGGTCCAGAGTCTCTTCCCGCCGAAGCCCGCGAACAAGTGCCGCCAATCGATACGAACAACAAGGACCACCAGGCTGTCTTTGGCGCATTAATGGGAGGGCATCCACCCAGCGACGGGATGAAGAACATCTATGCCGCTCAAGTACTTTGGGATGTCGCAATGGCCGATTCCGCACTTAAAGCCATGAATCGCTGGCCGCACAATCCAAAGCGGATCATGGTCATCCTTGCTGGATCGGGGCACGTCATGTATGGCCAAGGAATAAACTATCGACTGCATCAGCAGGCAGGAGTGAATTCACTCAGCGTGATTGGCGTCGATTCCAGCCAATCGGTTCGTTCGGGAATTGGTGACTACACCTACGTTGGCGGCTAG
- a CDS encoding 7-carboxy-7-deazaguanine synthase QueE: MLVNPLFATKLRFGPISSWYTFTSCDAARTAIQTGSIRLFYPLIAVANLRISESFSSLQGEGLLAGAPSTFVRISGCNLRCVWCDTPYASWNPEGPVLSIDAIMEQAKSFGNRNIVITGGEPMIFDATSDLCRRLKDAGHHITIETAGTVFRELECDLMSISPKLSHSTPTDDAVWADRHETTRLNFEALNSLLSSYPSQLKFVVAAESIDRDVSEIEQILTQLQIGDAPVFLMPEGRDVSRIWETARLLVKVCVEKGWRLGPRLQIDLFGDTRAT; encoded by the coding sequence ATGCTGGTGAACCCACTTTTTGCCACAAAACTGCGGTTTGGCCCAATATCGAGTTGGTACACATTCACCTCTTGTGATGCGGCAAGAACGGCGATCCAAACTGGAAGCATAAGATTATTCTATCCTTTAATAGCGGTGGCAAACCTAAGAATTTCAGAGAGTTTTTCGAGCCTTCAAGGTGAAGGATTGCTCGCTGGCGCACCGAGCACTTTCGTGCGCATTTCTGGATGCAATTTGAGGTGTGTTTGGTGCGATACACCGTATGCGAGCTGGAATCCCGAGGGGCCTGTTTTGTCGATTGACGCGATCATGGAGCAAGCTAAATCTTTCGGAAACCGAAACATTGTGATCACTGGTGGAGAGCCGATGATTTTTGATGCTACATCGGATTTATGTCGTCGGCTAAAGGATGCTGGGCACCACATCACAATTGAAACCGCTGGAACAGTTTTCCGAGAACTTGAGTGCGACTTGATGTCGATCAGCCCGAAACTCTCACATTCGACGCCGACGGATGACGCGGTATGGGCGGATCGTCATGAGACTACGCGCTTGAACTTTGAGGCACTCAATTCGTTGCTTTCAAGCTATCCGAGCCAGCTGAAATTTGTCGTCGCCGCGGAATCAATTGATCGAGATGTTTCGGAAATCGAACAAATCCTGACTCAACTACAAATTGGAGATGCTCCAGTATTTCTCATGCCCGAAGGACGAGACGTGTCGCGAATATGGGAGACAGCCAGGCTTCTCGTTAAAGTTTGTGTGGAGAAGGGATGGCGGCTTGGTCCGAGGTTGCAGATCGACCTGTTTGGTGATACGCGAGCCACATAA
- a CDS encoding 1-acyl-sn-glycerol-3-phosphate acyltransferase yields MGDRGTAWYRFIRALVRTLVYPALGGFRVLRREHEPLEGPIIVAPVHFSFLDPPIVACSMKRAITFMAKEELFKPFLFGPLIKSLGAFKVRRGSGDTEAIKLAIKLLKEGRAVLMFPEGTRGNGETLGQITAGAAMLAKRTGAKVLPVGIHGTYNVLPKGQSKPKRHRMVVAFGEPFTYADCEIEGDDKATREKFNQLLEDWLLEATRAAGLELKRPLSQKSPEKSLDPAPSNEAVDPAKSESPSHP; encoded by the coding sequence GTGGGAGATAGAGGCACAGCCTGGTACCGGTTCATTCGAGCGCTCGTTCGGACGCTGGTCTACCCTGCTTTAGGTGGCTTTCGCGTTCTTCGCCGTGAGCACGAACCCCTGGAGGGCCCGATTATTGTCGCACCAGTCCACTTCAGCTTCTTGGATCCGCCCATTGTTGCGTGTTCGATGAAGCGCGCCATCACCTTCATGGCCAAGGAAGAACTGTTTAAGCCGTTTCTATTTGGCCCTCTGATCAAGAGCCTGGGAGCGTTTAAGGTTCGCCGCGGTTCGGGGGATACCGAAGCAATCAAGCTGGCGATCAAATTGTTGAAGGAAGGCCGCGCAGTCCTCATGTTCCCAGAAGGGACCCGTGGCAACGGCGAGACCCTTGGCCAGATCACCGCGGGCGCAGCGATGCTCGCGAAGCGTACAGGAGCCAAAGTCCTGCCGGTGGGGATTCACGGAACCTACAACGTACTACCGAAGGGCCAGTCGAAACCCAAGCGACACCGGATGGTCGTAGCTTTCGGAGAACCATTTACCTATGCCGACTGCGAAATTGAGGGCGACGACAAGGCAACTCGCGAGAAATTTAATCAACTCCTGGAGGATTGGCTTCTAGAAGCGACAAGAGCGGCTGGGCTAGAACTTAAAAGGCCACTTTCGCAGAAAAGCCCAGAAAAGTCTCTCGATCCCGCACCGTCCAACGAAGCAGTTGATCCCGCGAAATCTGAATCTCCATCCCACCCATGA
- a CDS encoding acyltransferase — MAKELPKRLEFIEGMRGIAALYVVLQHIVTLTDPYGKLPLPGAIKAVMGSLLYGHFAVSAFIVLSGFCLQMALFQRGDGTLTDVESFLIRRCRRILPPYYACLAFSVLVVLTVTTKQSGMPWEQYLPLTTENLMAHVLMIHNFSRDWMYKINGVLWSISIEFQLYFLFPLICAAMVKFGILRSLICSGLIATGCLLLFPVTEKLYIWYFGLFVLGMASARWTFDQQFQGLGLRRFGFGSFGLFLLACLSTQWTKELAIRDLLMGGSIALMLVYCSKDIAGWLPRLLSNRMLAVLGTFSYSLYLIHHPILQIVYVSRPVIMQTPLRSVGYMFSIGLLMAIACSFVFFWFFERPFLRSKSSQPS; from the coding sequence ATGGCAAAAGAGTTGCCTAAACGACTGGAATTTATCGAAGGGATGCGCGGGATTGCTGCCCTTTATGTCGTGCTGCAACATATCGTTACACTCACCGACCCCTACGGCAAGCTGCCTTTGCCTGGTGCGATCAAAGCGGTCATGGGGAGTCTGCTATACGGCCATTTCGCCGTCTCAGCGTTTATTGTGTTGTCAGGTTTTTGCCTTCAAATGGCACTATTCCAGCGAGGAGACGGCACCCTGACCGATGTCGAGTCGTTCCTGATCCGGCGGTGCCGCAGAATTCTTCCGCCGTACTACGCTTGCCTCGCGTTCTCAGTGCTGGTCGTCCTCACGGTGACGACCAAGCAATCTGGAATGCCGTGGGAGCAGTACTTGCCGCTCACCACAGAGAACTTGATGGCTCATGTGCTGATGATTCATAACTTCAGCCGCGACTGGATGTATAAGATTAACGGTGTACTTTGGTCGATTTCAATCGAGTTTCAGCTGTACTTTTTGTTCCCACTGATCTGCGCCGCGATGGTGAAATTCGGAATTTTGCGCAGCCTGATCTGTTCAGGTTTGATCGCAACCGGTTGTCTTTTGTTATTCCCGGTCACCGAGAAGTTGTACATTTGGTATTTCGGCCTCTTTGTGCTAGGCATGGCTTCGGCACGTTGGACATTTGATCAACAATTCCAGGGCTTAGGACTGCGCAGATTTGGATTTGGGTCCTTCGGATTGTTCTTACTGGCCTGCCTTTCGACGCAATGGACCAAAGAACTCGCAATCCGAGATCTTCTGATGGGGGGATCGATTGCACTGATGCTGGTGTATTGCAGCAAGGACATTGCAGGTTGGCTACCTAGGCTTTTGAGCAATCGAATGCTCGCCGTCTTGGGGACCTTTAGCTACAGCCTCTATTTGATCCACCACCCGATTTTACAAATCGTCTACGTCTCCCGGCCTGTGATCATGCAAACCCCGCTGCGATCGGTAGGCTATATGTTTAGCATCGGGCTATTGATGGCCATCGCTTGCTCGTTCGTCTTCTTCTGGTTCTTCGAGCGGCCATTCCTGCGCTCCAAGAGCTCTCAGCCGAGCTAG
- the queC gene encoding 7-cyano-7-deazaguanine synthase QueC: MVFVDVPKLILLLSGGLDSVTAGAMLREAGYELYALSFMYGQRHHAELQAAKEAAEFLKVRDHKIIEIDLRNFGGSALTADIEVPKDHLVADEIPITYVPARNTIFLSYGLAYAEVIGANDIGIGVNVVDYSGYPDCRPEFISAFEAMANLSTKAAVEGNLLKIHTPLIHLTKREIIEEGLRLGVDYGKTHSCYDPSPTGKACGHCDSCLIRKRAFEELGMSDPVLGAS, from the coding sequence ATGGTGTTTGTGGATGTGCCAAAGCTAATTTTGTTGCTGAGTGGTGGACTGGACTCGGTGACCGCGGGAGCAATGCTTCGCGAGGCTGGGTATGAGCTTTACGCACTCAGCTTCATGTACGGCCAGCGGCACCATGCGGAATTGCAAGCTGCGAAAGAAGCCGCTGAGTTTCTGAAGGTGCGCGACCATAAGATCATCGAAATTGACCTTCGCAATTTTGGAGGTAGTGCTCTCACTGCTGACATTGAGGTGCCCAAAGATCATCTCGTAGCGGATGAAATTCCAATCACTTATGTGCCTGCACGGAACACCATATTCCTGAGCTACGGCCTCGCGTACGCTGAGGTTATCGGCGCAAACGACATCGGAATCGGGGTGAATGTTGTGGACTACAGCGGCTATCCTGATTGCCGACCAGAGTTCATTTCAGCGTTTGAAGCCATGGCAAATCTCTCCACTAAGGCGGCGGTGGAGGGCAATTTGCTCAAAATCCATACGCCGCTCATCCACCTGACCAAGCGCGAGATCATCGAAGAAGGGCTGAGATTAGGGGTGGATTATGGAAAGACCCACTCTTGCTATGACCCGTCGCCAACCGGGAAGGCGTGTGGCCATTGCGACTCTTGCCTGATCCGGAAGCGAGCGTTTGAAGAGCTCGGAATGTCAGATCCTGTGTTGGGCGCATCATAA
- a CDS encoding polysaccharide deacetylase family protein has product MLTTGLTYVSLTYDGSTIGHAEIVLPALDAFGFKGTFFIDPSEVLARPRVWREAHAAGHEIGNGGVLSEFSTHSDQLIRETNEFVFEFFGERCQSIAQRAFDQPLQNPVLFTRTGVEGINRIGSGLPIRALYCDNYSGPELIGFIEHAPPNSWLVFAFMGVGEGEPSIDLSAHQQLLSYLAQSPHQVATFSELARLRALGAQEWPLEEPEEDERASDGHQ; this is encoded by the coding sequence ATGCTGACCACAGGCCTGACGTACGTGAGTTTGACCTACGATGGCTCTACGATCGGGCATGCCGAGATCGTGTTACCGGCGCTAGATGCCTTTGGGTTCAAGGGCACATTCTTCATCGATCCTAGCGAAGTTTTGGCTAGACCAAGAGTTTGGCGCGAAGCTCATGCTGCTGGACACGAGATTGGCAACGGCGGAGTGCTCTCAGAATTTTCAACACATTCAGATCAATTAATTCGAGAAACGAACGAGTTTGTTTTCGAGTTCTTTGGCGAACGTTGCCAGAGCATTGCTCAAAGAGCTTTCGATCAACCGCTCCAAAATCCTGTTCTATTCACTCGAACAGGAGTAGAAGGAATCAATCGAATTGGGTCCGGGCTCCCAATCAGGGCTCTCTACTGTGATAACTATTCAGGGCCGGAGTTGATCGGATTTATCGAGCACGCTCCGCCAAACTCTTGGCTGGTATTTGCTTTCATGGGCGTCGGTGAAGGTGAGCCTTCCATTGACCTGTCGGCCCATCAACAGTTGCTGAGCTACCTGGCGCAGTCGCCACACCAAGTCGCGACGTTTAGTGAACTAGCTCGGCTGAGAGCTCTTGGAGCGCAGGAATGGCCGCTCGAAGAACCAGAAGAAGACGAACGAGCAAGCGATGGCCATCAATAG
- the rimO gene encoding 30S ribosomal protein S12 methylthiotransferase RimO: MSKPQNVRIITLGCAKNEVDSEEIAGVLQGSGYSVDGGAPHADVTIINTCGFLEAAKAESIEAIKKAVRSKGQGKVIVAGCLAQRMGEELARLAPGADAYIGVGQMGRFDQIVKTTLNSSERLMEVGPPHHIWAEVETRTRPGNPWSAYLKLSEGCDHRCTFCTIPSFRGNHQSKPIERVLQEANHLVRTGVQELNLIAQDVTQYGFDLYKEFTLPKLLKELNKIEGLRWIRLLYFYPNRLTPEVIDAMATLDKVLHYIDIPLQHTHPETLRRMKRPWDGDRYLKLFEDLRSAMPNAAIRTTFIVGFFGETEEEFNHMVKFVQQAQLDRVGAFLFSKEPGTPSFDMPNQVPHRTKTKRYDKLMRVQQGISLRKNRDWVGKEIDVLVEEVKDGWSAGRSFRDAPEIDGLTYVRGEHPLGTFQRVRIVDGAEYDLYGELASEPTGPVQRQLRPLRMASPNRPL, from the coding sequence ATGTCCAAACCCCAGAACGTGCGCATCATCACGCTTGGATGCGCCAAAAATGAAGTGGACTCCGAAGAAATCGCCGGAGTCTTGCAAGGTTCTGGATATTCCGTGGACGGTGGAGCTCCCCACGCAGACGTCACCATCATCAACACTTGCGGCTTCTTGGAAGCAGCAAAAGCCGAGTCGATTGAGGCGATTAAGAAAGCTGTTCGATCAAAGGGGCAAGGAAAAGTCATCGTCGCTGGATGCCTTGCTCAACGTATGGGTGAAGAGCTGGCACGTTTGGCACCAGGCGCCGACGCCTACATTGGTGTTGGACAGATGGGCCGATTTGACCAGATTGTCAAGACAACCCTAAACAGTTCCGAGCGGTTGATGGAAGTCGGTCCGCCGCACCATATCTGGGCTGAAGTGGAGACGCGCACGCGGCCCGGCAATCCGTGGTCTGCATACCTAAAGCTCAGCGAAGGGTGCGATCATCGCTGCACTTTTTGCACAATTCCAAGCTTCAGAGGCAATCACCAAAGCAAACCGATAGAGAGAGTTCTGCAGGAGGCTAACCATTTGGTTAGAACCGGCGTTCAGGAACTCAACCTCATCGCGCAAGATGTCACGCAGTACGGGTTTGATCTCTACAAAGAATTTACGCTGCCGAAGCTGCTCAAAGAGCTTAACAAGATTGAGGGCCTGCGGTGGATTCGATTGCTGTACTTCTATCCGAATCGACTGACGCCTGAAGTCATTGATGCAATGGCGACCCTGGACAAGGTGTTGCATTACATCGACATCCCTCTCCAGCACACCCATCCAGAAACGCTCAGGCGAATGAAGCGACCGTGGGACGGTGATCGCTACCTGAAACTGTTTGAAGACCTCCGATCGGCGATGCCAAACGCGGCGATTCGAACGACGTTCATCGTTGGATTTTTTGGAGAAACCGAAGAAGAATTCAACCATATGGTGAAATTTGTCCAGCAGGCTCAATTGGACCGTGTTGGCGCATTCCTGTTTAGCAAAGAACCTGGAACCCCTAGTTTTGACATGCCGAACCAGGTTCCGCATCGCACCAAAACAAAGCGATACGACAAACTCATGCGCGTGCAACAAGGCATCAGCCTTCGAAAGAACCGTGATTGGGTCGGCAAAGAGATCGACGTGCTGGTCGAGGAAGTGAAGGATGGATGGAGTGCTGGAAGAAGCTTTAGAGACGCTCCAGAAATCGACGGCCTGACTTACGTCCGGGGCGAACATCCGCTAGGCACTTTCCAACGCGTACGGATCGTCGATGGCGCCGAATATGATCTCTACGGTGAACTTGCATCAGAGCCTACGGGACCAGTTCAGAGGCAATTGAGGCCTTTGCGAATGGCATCACCCAACCGACCGCTATAG
- a CDS encoding KH domain-containing protein: METLELQAKTIDEAKQAAAKQLGVAVDQIDLKVIEETAGLFGKKKMKVEVTVIDKDAKAPAKPARAKKSPAKAEPEPEPAPEKAVVESAAPAEKPKRTSRASSKSAKEEKPAKAEEPKSDAPAEPEVIATEADADEIMEIVGEILDFADFDVDITLKSLTGKYVNLELAGKDAAHVIGKHGEVINSLQYLSNLVISKKVASGARVSIDGNNYRQRREETLTKLAQEVAEEVLKRGEEAVFDSLPAFERRIVHKALSEYEGVTTYSEGEEPNRHVVIAPTK, encoded by the coding sequence ATGGAAACATTGGAGCTTCAAGCCAAGACCATCGACGAAGCAAAGCAAGCTGCTGCAAAGCAACTTGGAGTAGCCGTCGATCAAATTGACCTCAAGGTCATCGAAGAAACCGCCGGGCTTTTCGGCAAGAAGAAAATGAAGGTCGAAGTGACCGTCATCGACAAAGACGCCAAGGCACCTGCCAAGCCTGCCCGCGCAAAGAAATCCCCCGCCAAAGCAGAGCCAGAACCAGAGCCCGCGCCAGAAAAGGCTGTTGTGGAGTCTGCTGCGCCAGCAGAGAAGCCAAAACGCACCTCCAGAGCTTCGAGCAAGAGTGCTAAGGAAGAAAAGCCAGCTAAGGCAGAAGAGCCAAAGTCAGATGCGCCAGCTGAACCAGAAGTCATAGCTACAGAAGCTGATGCCGACGAAATCATGGAAATCGTTGGCGAAATTCTGGACTTTGCTGACTTCGATGTCGACATCACCCTCAAGAGCCTAACGGGTAAGTACGTGAATCTCGAACTCGCGGGCAAAGACGCCGCTCACGTGATCGGCAAGCACGGCGAAGTTATTAACTCGTTGCAATACCTTTCTAACCTCGTGATCTCCAAGAAGGTCGCCTCTGGTGCACGTGTGTCGATCGACGGCAACAACTATCGCCAGCGACGAGAAGAGACGCTCACCAAGCTTGCTCAGGAAGTCGCCGAAGAAGTTCTAAAGCGCGGCGAAGAAGCTGTGTTCGATTCGCTGCCAGCTTTCGAGCGACGCATCGTCCACAAGGCGCTCTCTGAATATGAAGGAGTTACAACGTACAGCGAAGGCGAAGAGCCAAATCGTCACGTTGTGATCGCACCGACAAAGTAA
- the yidD gene encoding membrane protein insertion efficiency factor YidD, translating into MGRKIGIWLIRLYQKSTRWRPATCRYSPTCSEYTLQAIEKYGLIKGSWMGFKRICRCNPFFPGGHDPVP; encoded by the coding sequence ATGGGAAGAAAGATCGGCATCTGGCTAATTCGGCTCTACCAAAAATCAACCCGTTGGAGGCCCGCTACTTGTCGCTACTCACCTACTTGCTCGGAATACACTCTTCAAGCGATTGAAAAATATGGCCTTATCAAAGGATCATGGATGGGTTTCAAGCGGATTTGCCGCTGCAATCCATTCTTCCCAGGAGGCCATGACCCTGTCCCATAA